From the genome of Ictalurus punctatus breed USDA103 chromosome 5, Coco_2.0, whole genome shotgun sequence:
aagacacagagagagagagagagagagagagagagagagagagagagagagagagagagaaagagagagcgaacaAAACAAGGTTTAGAGACAGAATTAAAAATCATGCAGTTTGCCCTGAGCAGAAGCAATATTTTAAACTTTTCCATTCTTGCGTTCCAACCCCAACATAACAATcttataattcaattcaatgtaCTTTATTGGCATGATTGTTTACGTACAATATTGCCAAAGCACCAATGTAAATAAGAAAggagaattttaaaaaataataataaattactattaatataaattactactactaataataataataatagaattatAGTAAAATAgcaataattacaaaaataagtaaataaataaaaatgtaaaataaaagtgGCTTACTCCGgttaataaaatggaaaaaaaaacggttAACTCGGTTCCTGTATGTAGGCCTAATAGCAGGTTGAACTCCATTAGTGTTGATATTGATAAGGACATGTCCATACATGCACAAGCTAtggagttttcctgtttgtACTCTCGCATATAGCTTTGAAAGCGCATATAGCTTTGAAAGTGCATATAATTAGAAGTCAAAATGCAAGGTTATACACTGACAATAAGGCTATGAACTGGCCATTTACAAATGCATCGACATGCTAGCTGCCTAACTGGCACTTCTCATTCTGGGTTAGTGAACTATGTGTTTTCTCTCATCACCACAAACATAGCATGACAACAACAGGCTCGGTTATCAGTTGAATGCAACTTTAACATTATGTGGTTTTATGAAAACACTTAAAGTAAGCTTAATTTACCTGTCTTAATCCATGAACTAAAACCATGTAACTTTGCAGCCTGTCCCACACAGTACATCCAAAATGATACACCGAATGAAACCACGGATGACGCGATAGAGACTAGTGGGGTCATTTAACTCCCCAGGCTGCAGGAATGTGGATCAGCGAGACCACAATAATTAATTCTGGTCATTTATATTAAGCAAATTATTCCTCAGGGCATGATTCAGATCAATCTAATCTGTATTTCATGGTGAACAATGTGGTGATATCACATATACTAAAGCCACCTGGACACCTTCACTCAACTGAGTTCTTATCACACCATCAGGTCAGGGGTCTTGTGTTTAAAGTCCAAAACAGCACCCTCAGGTGGAAACTCATTATGCTGAAAACTGCAAGGATGTGCCCCATCTGATACCCTGGTCAATGAATGCACATAGTTCAGGTAACCTCAAAGATGTTTAGGGGTAGAAACAGGGTagacaaaatacaaaaagaggAGCTCTTCCAGGAGACTTATCATCTGGTCTCAAGACAAGATCTTAAATGTGATCTCTCTCTTAATGCAAATCCATCTGCATCCTATGCTGGTGACACACGTCCATTTATTCCATCCACTGTACTTTTCCACTTACTATTCCATTCTTATCTTCATATCTATCCTGTATAATAAACTTCTGCAATTGTGTTATCCTTAGAGGACTCGGAAGTTCTCTAACGCATAATTTGGACAATTAATGGTTGGAAATATTTAGGTTATAGTATGTTCGACATGTTTGAGAAGTAAACAGAAAAGTCCTatgctttaaaagaaaaagtataAAGCTGGGTAGGTTGACTGTATAACTGAACGCTGAGATATTACACTTGCAACCCGGTTGTTGTTTGGAAACAGTTAAATTAAGTTAACCTAGCAAGTTGGAGTCAGAGTAACAGTTAACTAATATTAGAGTCAGATCATTCATTATAAATTGAAGTCAGGTATTTGAGCAGAAATAAGATTAAGACACATCTAACTTTCAACTGTGCCAGTTTCCGTCCTTGGATTTAGCAGAGCAGTGgattaaatactacattttTTGACTTAGTTCTACAGGGgtaagaaatatattttaatctgACATAACAGTCAAGCATGATTACGTTTATGGTTGTGTTCTTGCTCCTAGCAAAAGagttttaacatgttttttgttcCATAAATCGGTTTGGAGGCTCACAACAGTGGTATAAATAACTACAGCAGTGAAAGTTAACGTAATTAAGGCAGCAACATAATATCTCAGCACtcgtcttttctttttccatgaTGCTTTTAACATATTTTCCTAGTTTGGTTATTTCGTCCTTTACGGAGCCATATGTGGTGCATTCTGCCTGCGCTATATAACTTGTACAAATAGAGACTGGTCTTTGAAATCTACAAGACTGGAGACTACTGGATGCTGTTGAGAATCTTTAACTACCCCGGCGGTACAGCCCATGAGTCTGATGACAATTACAAACTgtacatttctatttaaatgCTCTACAGACCAGACAGTCGGAAGCTAGGGGGTGATAAGCACTGCATTTCTGCTAATTATCAAATTAATTCgctcatttattaattaacaatCATATATACAATTCCATTTTCAATTCGTTTCTAAagcacttttaacaacggacattacCATGTAGtagctttacaaaaatatatatagaaatctatatctatatacacaaCTTGAGGAAGTAACCTTgcgaggaaccagactcaaaagggaacccatcatATTCTGGATACCATTGGATAGTGTGATTGTGTTATTACTCATGCACAGCTGTACACACAGTGCTGCGTGTGTTAAAAGGATCTTGAGTACATACGAGCATCAGgatttattttgcacttcattaGAGTTTTAACTTTATGTCTATACTATTAAAATGTAGTTAACTACTGTTCAGTGGTTAGGACTTGAGTGTAAACTGTTTTTAGCAAGTGCAGTTTTTAGGCTGTATAAGCAAAACCAAAAACTATTACTAAAATATTGTCAGATGTTAACagttactggatttttttttaaaaatggcactAGTGAAAAACGTTTTATTTTCGTCGAGCCCCTACCGTAAAGCAAGGCTGCAAATAGAAAGATTCAAAGCCGCTTTCCCCTACCTGGATCTCTGGCCGTCTGTCCACAGGAATGAACACAGCTGGCTGACAGTCGGTTTTCTTGTGCACAACCGTTTTTCCATcttcctttttctcctccttcttttcTTCCACCACTGTTGTTTCTGCCTCCTGTTCCTCCTTTACTGCAGGCACTGCTTTTTCTGAAACCTCATCTCCTAAATCATCCTCCACCTCATCTCCCTCTTCCTCAGAAGAAGAGTCTGACATGCCGCTTGTCTCCTCCTCAGAAGAGTCTGGTTCTTCACTTTCACCCCCATCCTCATCATCCaattttctcttcctcttcgcGCCACTAAGACTGCTGATTTTGATCGCGGTTGAACCATCATCCACACCTTCAACGTTAACGcttcacacacacgtgcacatatatataaaaaattatatctgAGACTATGTATATCAACACAGAGCAATATTAATACAGATATAGGAATAGTTTGAGAACATGCACTTACTCTTTAGTTTGGTAAAGTTTATCTCCGATGCCCAGTTTGGAGGTTGTGTACAGCAGCTTCAGCTCAGATTCTGGCAGCTGAACTTCCGCCAATTTTTCCAAGATATCTGCTCGctgaatgtaaatgttatttatatatcaaGGCTACAGACATTTTTCTATTCAAGATAACTGGCATGGAAATACAGCTAATGTGTGAATTCACGCATGTTACCTCACATATACAACTTACatgagcttttttctctttctgctcCAGAACTTTCTGCAGATTTTTCCTCTGCTTTTTGGTCAAAGGTTTTTTCTTAGGGACAGGTTGctccaccttcttcttcttagcTTTGGTGCCTGGGAGAACCAGTGTGTTACTCTCGTCCACTCCCTTCAGCATGGTGGATTCTGAAAGGGAAGAAAAAGTTCCACAATGGCAgcatgaaaacaacaaaaatataagaAAATGTGTAGCAAATAAGGACGTGAGTGGCATAGCTCCAGGGTTCTTGATTCAGTACTGAGCTCAGTTTACTGTTTCATATGTTCGTCCAGTGTCTGCATGTGTTTTCTCCAGCAttttcctccaaaaaaaaaaagtaagtaggTGGAATGCCTATGCTTAAACGCCACTTGGtgtgaatgtgcgtgtgtgtgcattcgtgtgtgaatgtgtgcatgatgGTGCCCTGTGacgtccagggtgtattcctgcttcatgcccagtgttcccaggataggctctggatccaccatgaccctgaacaggataaTCTAAGGATGTCTTGATCCAATACTCACTGTTAGTATTTGAAATGCTGAATCAGTAATATTTCCCATCTATCGATCCAATACAGTAAAATATTTTAGCTTGTAGAGGGTGTGTAGAGGGTCAGCTTGGTTAATGTGTGGGCAGTATCAGGTGTTGCCCAATAAACAAAGCTCTGACACCGATACTGGTATTGAATCAAACACGTAAAATTGGAGATCCCAAGTACAATATCTCAGTACATTAAGAGAAGCAGTTACAAATCGTGTGAAAATCTGTTAACTAAATATTTTGCCACACTTTTTATAACAGGCTACACATTGATGTATATGATTCAGTTTAGTATAGATGTATGTGGTCAGCTAGTGCATTACATGAACACACTGCTACTAATTAGCAGGTAAGTATGAGGTTTATAGTTTTGTATACGAAAAGAAGCAGAAAAGGGCTGATGAGATCTTTACTGTCTAACTCTAGCAGCACTTCACTCTTCATGTCTTCAGCAGGTTTGGGAGTTGCTAGGTTCTGCTCCCTTGCCTTCCAGTTGTGTTTCTTTCTCAGCCTCCCCATGCTTGCAAGTTCCACTGGAAAAggcaagaaaaaaattcaaaagaaaAGGGATCAAAATGCAACAGATTCTAGCTTTATTTGTCTGTAACGTTAAATAGTCGGCGttgtgttacacacacacacacacacacacacacacacacatacatacatacacatatatatatatatatatatatatatatatatatatatatatatatacacacacacacacatatacatatacacacacaaacaaacacacacacacacacacacacacacacacacacacatatatatatatatatatatatatatatatatatacacacacacacacacacacacacacttatacatatacatatatacatatacatatatatatatatatatatatatatatatacacacacacacacacatatatatatatacacaacttGATAGTGCGTCAGTTTACTGTATCAGGTATGAAGCCAGTGTTTACATATAACCTGCCAAAAACCAATCAGTGTGTTAGCTAGTAAGCTAATGGTAATGACATTTACGGacacttaaaaaataataataataataaatgaacttACAGTAAACAGAATATACCTCCTGCTTTTACAATACTTTGTTTCTTATTACGATATTCACATTTACACGAGAGCTCACGTGTGCCTCAACAGGAACACTGTGCAACTCCTTAAAGCGACCGTCCAGTTTACAGACTCGATCAAAACGTTCCGCTCCGCCTTTCTACCCAGGGAGAACGCTGTTGCCACTTGTGAGTACTACCAATTTTTAGACAGTAATCTAGTGAAAAcgttttttaattttctgtcaCTAATACAGTATTTAAAGCAAGACTCTAGGTCTTTCTGGAATTCCCCAAGGAAAAATGTATATAGCTTTCTAATGGGACTCACGACCcgccttttttttcttaaccaATTTGTCGTGACAAAACATTGTCCCTGCCCGAACTGGTAATCTGAGGGGCACGCACGTCAACTGCGTCACCATCTTGGACAGGGCAACTTCTCCATCTCGAATTCTGTCAGTCGTAGGTTAAGACTCTTTTTAAAATCCTAGCACACAGTGCACAGCATAGGGCTGTATTAATAGGTGACACCTCACAAGGGAGATCAAggaaacacctttttttttctcccaggtGTAGGGTCTGATAAAAGGGGTGTTTCTATTGTATAATGAtagagtctttattgatcacatatacattacagcacagtgaaattcttttcttcgcataccccagcatgtcaggaagctggggtcagcgcaagtttaagggccttgctcaagggccaacagtggcagcttggcccCCAACCTtacaatcagtaacccagagccttaaccgccaagccaccactgccccctaaAGTATGAGATACTTTAGGAGCAGTTAGCTAAGATGCTGATCAGGCACTCGACTGTTCCTGCATCAAGGAGTTTATACACCACCCAATAAGCTATtacaagtaaatgtgtgtgttcttaccTGTGAAAACAGAACAGAAGCAGAAAGAGTATATGTAAAGTATGCTCTAAGTTATACAAATCCAATATTTCAAAATGCTCATTTAAAAACCtgataattttcctcaaaatttgACAAAAGTGTAGTAACCTAAATATGTCAGAAATACACAGAGATTAAAATCCTGTTTTTGTGCCAACATATGTAAGCAGTTACAGAACGGACTCATTAGCATTGCTCTAATTCTTCATCAAATAACcccagacaaaaacaaaactattaaaatatttctaaaCTGATGATGTAACTTTGACAAAAGACTCAGAttaaaacacagatttataGATTTATGACGAGCAAAGATACCTTTGAATCTCTGAGGTCTGAATTTAACTTCACTAAAGCTATAGACATTCGAGTAGACAAACAGCCAGAGTTCCTCACACTTAAACAGGTAGACATGGCACTCGACTTGATCCTGTGCAGGCTTGTGATCACTGAGGATCAATTGAGGTTCAATTGAGGTTATGAAttaggggaaaaataaaaacagatttttttaaaaaccagtgtcaggtgtggaaagttaaaacacaaacaagagtGGTACAGTAAAAGAGCCAAATTACAAAGTGattttattgaaggaaaaaaaaaaagtaacttttTAGGAGCTTCCtttagaaatatatttcatGAAAAACATTCAGTACAAATGCTGTGTGAATGCAATCACTGCATATGAGGTGAATAATTGTTTTAACCAATATCTAAAGTTTGACTGGCATGAATCTATCAAATGCTATTTCATATTCCATAACTAGTAAAGTAAAGCAGGATGTAATGAGCGCCTCTTTCAATTGTCTCACTGGGCCATTTCATTACTGTTTTCAACACGCTGTCCTCAACTTCCCCTCATCATTATCTATAGTGTATGCAGGGCTGTTTCTGATCATTTGAGGCCACTGCTCTTCCCACGCCTGAAATCTCCAGAAATTTGGTCACACTGAGTTGGCAGCCAATGAAAGCTGTATTACTCGGATTGTACCAGAGCCAACACCATATTAACGTGATACTTAGCAAATAATGCCCAATAGGGCTTTTAGAAACTCCTAAACAAATTTCGCTAACGCTGCTTAAAATGGTTCTAGTCAGTTGGACATTTCTGATCATATGTCCTGGAGGGGGGGCAGGTTTTGTTTAGGCAAATATATTCTTTAGCTAGCTATCATTCTCAAATGCTTTATTAGAATGATCTTCTCACAGTGGTGCTGTAACTTTGTTTATTGGTCTGGTATGGTTAGTGTGACTATTCAGCTTCACAGAGAGTGGCACAATCAATTCACTAATGCAGAATACATTATCATCATATAAAcatcaacattttatttaagcATGTACCTGTGAATATGAAAAGCAAACGTGTACAGATTATGCAACTGTGGCTGAAAATGTTAGTGGGAGGAGTTTCTCTTTAGTTACTTCTCTTTGGAGAATTTAGGTTCGGGGTAACCAGTATTACAGGTCAAAATTTGAAGCCTATTTTGATTGGTTGACGACTTTAACAACATTGTTGTACTAATATTTTAAGAACGAATGAACCCTGAAAAGCAGACAGGATGACTTTGACATGCACGGATCTTCCaaacatgaaaaatgaaatTCCTGTGACGTCTCGGATTATGTTGCCTTAATCCCTCAGTCTTCTCCTGGGTCACGTAACAACCCTATGCCTGAGCAGATAAAGGTTAAAAGAAGGATTAAAATAGTGACAAGATGTTGATGAGTGTAGTGAAATAAAGCCAGTGTGGTGTGAATAGAGATTCCTCAGCTTTGCACATGAGGAGCTTTTGTTGTTTAGTGAGACACACTCTTTGATTTGTGAGATGCTGTTTGTCTCAGCTGTCAAAGCTTTCTGCAGCTGCTCGCTGTGCATCAATGCTCagctggctgaaatggcggAGGAAGTAGACCACCACAGCAAGGAGGATTGCTTGCACCACTATAAAGATGAACAAGCTAATCTGTGAGGCCAAGGCCAGATCACACAGCCAATAATTACAGGAGTTAAGCACCACCTCCTCAGATAGGTAGGCCACTAGTCTCCCCTGCAGGCTAGGAGGAGAATTGCAGCTCACATTTCTggaagaggacagagagagaaacaaaattaataataatttagaatTGAAGGAAAGTCAAAACACAAACAGCATCctaacttttatttgtttaggtAGGACAACACAGTGCAAATAACATGATAGCCTTTATGGACCTTTTACACTTACAATTAATCTAATTAGTTAGTAACTTGTAGCTTCAGAGAATCTGTCACTTTCTATATTTACAACTTTCAGCTGAAGcatattttcataaaataacacacaaaaccaaataaataactTGAACATCAACTAGTTGTCAGTTCAGGATATGATCAGGCTAAGTATGCTTTCTGTGAATTTAGATTTATTACAGCTGTTCATGCCACTTGCCTTTTCAAAGCATCATTGTTCTGTTTTATCAGCCATCCCCTCAGATAGAGCACGGCACAGTCACACTCCCACGGGTTCCCATGCAGCGTGACCAGTTGCAGCGCCTGCATGCCGTCCAGCAGTCCAGTGGGCAACGCCGTTAGGTGATTATTGTGGAGCCGAAGTTCAGTGGTGCTCGCAGGGAAAGATGAAGGCAGCGTGTCAGTGGTGAGTCCACGACTGCTACAGTCCACCACGGCAGCTGTGCAGAAACAGCCTTGTGGGCATACCGCCTCAGCTTTACCAACATCAGCTCCCAGCACACAGACAAGAACCAGTAGGGCACATAACACCCACTTCATGCCAGCACACACTGCATGGgcgagagagaagagaaaactgAGTGGGGAAAGTGGCATATAATATTTTACACTGTAATATGCTTATGTTAGAGAGGTGATACTTACTGTATGACCAGTTTAGCCAAAAGATTTCACCATCTTCACTGATATGAGCACATTTTTGTTAAGGGAACAATaaactaaagtaaataaagttcTCTGGGATAGTGCTTGTTCAGATATACTTGGAAAAGAGGAAAGACTCACAGCATGAGAAGCAAAGATAAAGAGCCGGAAGTAGGAGACAAGCAGGAGATGATGTAGCAAaagtttttttctgttatttcttttcGCCTTCACTCTGCCAAATTAATTGTGTAAATTTATTATGCAGCTAAGTATGATCAAGATTTTGGATAGCTATAGTGAGATGGAGATGAAACTCATCAGTTCAATACTGTATGTGAACACCAAATCATTAAAACTGAGAAGAGCACTTCTACATATTGTACAGATCACAACGGACAAAGTATTCAAATGTTTAAAGGACATAAAAAGATAATTTCCCCACTGATGTTAGCGTGAGCAGTGAGTTAGTTAAAGAGACGATGATGACGCTCATGTTCTAATGCTGCGAAATGATGAGACGGACAATCATGTGGATGATTGACATAATCAGTGATAAATAATTTCCCGTTGTAAATTTGCAGTAACATTGTTTTCCATGAGTAGACGAGATAATAAATATAGCGGTAGGCGGTGCatctttcagtggaattggaACGAAATCATTAAAAGcaaatttattttcacttttgtaggtaaccagattttaaaaggCTAAAAACTTTTACTTCAGAGTGAGATATGTGCATTTCAGTTCAGGTCAACTATTTCTAGAAGAAAGTGTCAAAATAATACTACCCAGAAGGGTTTCCCCAAACTTTCACACATATGTTTTCAAATTCCTAACTGAAAAAATGAACCTAAATAGTAGTACAGCAGCTGATGACTATAGCACGTTCAGCACTATTAGagtaattaataaatgttacaaatccttaatggtgaaaaaaacaatttttttaacttaatatAGAACACAGGTGTGAGAAGATGTGAAAACTAGGAGAGCTTCTTACCAGTATATAAATGTCTTCTCTGTGTAACAGGGGCGCAACAGAGGGACAGTGTCTGCTCTTGCAATAACAGCAGTGTTCTAGTGACACGGCTGGGTCACACTGATAAAgttgcccacacacacacacacacacacacacacacacacacacacacacacacacacacacacttacacacacttactcatATTCACTCCACCCCCTGAGGAATAGCACACAGGAAGTGGGACTCTAAAGAACTTCAGCATCCATACCGAACTACACTCACTGTTTTGGCACTGGAAGGTATaagacattttaaattaaattgctAGGAGAGGTCATTTTGG
Proteins encoded in this window:
- the gp1bb gene encoding platelet glycoprotein Ib beta chain isoform X1; protein product: MCAGMKWVLCALLVLVCVLGADVGKAEAVCPQGCFCTAAVVDCSSRGLTTDTLPSSFPASTTELRLHNNHLTALPTGLLDGMQALQLVTLHGNPWECDCAVLYLRGWLIKQNNDALKRNVSCNSPPSLQGRLVAYLSEEVVLNSCNYWLCDLALASQISLFIFIVVQAILLAVVVYFLRHFSQLSIDAQRAAAESFDS
- the gp1bb gene encoding platelet glycoprotein Ib beta chain isoform X2; translation: MKWVLCALLVLVCVLGADVGKAEAVCPQGCFCTAAVVDCSSRGLTTDTLPSSFPASTTELRLHNNHLTALPTGLLDGMQALQLVTLHGNPWECDCAVLYLRGWLIKQNNDALKRNVSCNSPPSLQGRLVAYLSEEVVLNSCNYWLCDLALASQISLFIFIVVQAILLAVVVYFLRHFSQLSIDAQRAAAESFDS